The Hymenobacter sp. GOD-10R genome includes a window with the following:
- a CDS encoding cation diffusion facilitator family transporter, which yields MSGHSSSKFAIYGAIAANIAIAVSKFVAAYFTGSSAMLSEGIHSFVDSGNGFLILLGVKQSEKPATVQHPFGRSKELYFWALIVAVLVFSVGGGMSFYEGIEHLRHPAPITDPTWNYVVLGLSILFEGISCTLALKAFNKDRGDMGFFETLRRSKDPSVFAILMEDIAALVGLAFALAGVYLGHALNNPYFDGAASILIGLLLVSVAIFLIYKTKGLLIGEGVDEETLASLQAIACAQPGVENVRPPLTSYLGPQDVVLALDVQFERNLSAAQVEQAIDGLQDAIRAKYPEFKRIFIEAKPIGQKERTASLAR from the coding sequence ATGTCCGGACACTCTTCCTCAAAGTTTGCTATTTACGGGGCTATTGCGGCCAACATTGCTATTGCCGTCAGCAAGTTTGTGGCAGCGTACTTCACCGGTAGCTCGGCTATGCTGTCAGAAGGTATTCACTCCTTCGTCGATAGTGGCAATGGGTTTTTGATTTTGCTAGGCGTCAAGCAAAGCGAAAAACCCGCAACCGTTCAGCATCCTTTTGGGCGCAGTAAAGAGTTGTATTTCTGGGCGTTGATCGTGGCCGTGTTGGTGTTTTCGGTTGGGGGTGGCATGTCGTTCTACGAAGGCATCGAGCATCTGCGCCACCCGGCGCCCATCACTGATCCTACTTGGAACTACGTGGTGCTCGGCCTCTCCATCCTCTTCGAAGGAATCTCGTGCACCCTCGCCTTAAAAGCCTTTAACAAGGACCGCGGCGACATGGGCTTTTTCGAAACGCTACGGCGCAGCAAAGACCCGTCGGTATTCGCCATCCTGATGGAAGATATTGCCGCCTTGGTCGGGCTAGCATTTGCCCTGGCTGGTGTGTACCTAGGTCATGCCCTGAACAACCCCTACTTCGACGGCGCCGCTTCTATCCTGATTGGGTTGCTGCTGGTAAGCGTCGCTATATTCTTGATTTATAAGACGAAAGGCCTGCTAATCGGCGAAGGCGTGGACGAAGAAACGCTTGCCTCGCTACAAGCCATTGCCTGCGCCCAACCCGGCGTTGAAAACGTGCGTCCGCCGCTGACCTCTTACCTAGGTCCGCAGGATGTGGTGCTGGCCTTGGATGTACAGTTTGAACGTAACCTATCGGCCGCGCAAGTAGAACAGGCCATCGATGGGTTGCAGGATGCCATTCGAGCAAAATACCCTGAATTTAAGCGCATCTTTATCGAAGCCAAACCCATTGGCCAGAAAGAGCGCACCGCCTCTCTCGCCCGCTAG